CGGCCCCTGAGCCTTCGGGGGATGGTCTTCGCAAGGTGCCCTGCCGGTCGCGCCTTGTGCAGCGGATCATGGTCCGGCGGAGAGGGGTGGTGACAGGATGACGGGATTTCGGAACCTTTGGGGGAAGTTTCAGGGCTGGGGCTGGCTGCTGGTGTTGCTGGCCATTCCGGCGGCGCTGTACGGGTTATGGGATTGGGCACATGAAAAAGACCCGTCCAACAGCGAGACCCTGCGCAACCTGGCGCTCGTACTTGCGGCTGTCATCGGCCTGCCGCTGGCCGTATGGCGGAGTGTCGTCGCTCACAGACAGGCGGAAACCGCCAACGAGAAGGCGGAAGCTGCTCACAGACAGGCGGAAACCGCTAACGAGCAGGTGGAAGCTGCTCACAGGCAGGCGGAAATTGCTAACGAGCAGGCGAAAATCGCTCACAGGCAGGCGGAAACCGCTAACAAGAAGGCGGAAACCGCTAACGAGAAGGCGGACATCGCCAGCAGGCAGGCGGACACTTCCGACGACGATGACAACGACGAGCGCGGCCTTCGGAACGAGCGCTATCAGAAGGGCGCGGACATGCTGGGCAGTGCCACGCTGGCCACCCGTCTGGGCGGCATCCATGCACTGGAGCGGCTGGCTCAAGACCATCCCGAGGACTATCACGTCCAGATCATGCAGCTGCTTTGCGCGTTCGCGAGGCACCCGACCGAGCCCGCGGCGGCAAAGGCGGTTGGTCACGCCGGCGATGCAACAGACTGGAAACACGCGGACCAAGGGTGCCGGACGGATGTCGAAGCGGCGGCAAGGGCGGTGTCGGAATGCCGAAAGCGTCTGTCCAATGAAGATGGGTTGGCTGGCATCGAAGCTTCCTGGGAGCCCGATCTCTCCGGCGCGGACCTCTCCGACGCGGACCTCTCCGGCGCGGACCTCTCCGACGCGGACCTCTCCGGCGCGGACCTCTCCGACGCTGACCTCTCCGGCGCGGACCTCTCCGACGCTGACCTCTCCGACGCTGACCTCTCCGGCGCGGACCTCTCCGGCGCGGACCTCATCGGCGCGAACCTCATCAGCGCGGACCTCATCGGCGCGAACCTCTACAAAGCGAACTACAAAGCGAACCTCCCCGGGACCGGTCTGACGGAGGAGATGCCGCCCCAGCGCTTGCTACCGCCGGAGGGCCTGGTTTGGCCGTTCGAGGAGGGTGAGGATGGCAAGTGGCGACGGAAGCCGTGAACCCGCCGCCTTGATCGCTTGCGGACCGTGGTCCGGCGGGGAGGGATCGTCCGTGAGCACCGTTTCGGAGGGGTAGCGGGGCGGTTCCAGCCAGGGGCGATCCGCTCTGCATCCTGAAGACTCAGAGCCTCTTCACCCGTTCGGATCGATTCGATCCGAACGGGACAGGCTCCGGGCTGCGGATTCGAGGGCTGCGACGCCGGGAAGGGTCTTGCCCTCAAGCCACGCGAGGAAGGCCCCGCCTGCCGTCGAGACATAGGTGAACCCTTCGAGGGCACCGGCATGGGCGAGCGCGGCGACCGTGTCGCCGCCACCGGCGACCGAAAGCAGGGCGCCGGATGCCGTCAGTTCCGCTGCGGCGCGCGCGACCGTGTTGGTGCCGCCGTCGAAGCCTTCGCGCTCGAACGCACCCATCGGACCGTTCCAGACGAGCGTGCGGCAGTCGCCGAGGCGGGCAGCAAGGGCCGCCGCGCTATCGGGGCCGATATCGAGGATCATGCGGTCGGCGGGGACCGCGTCGACGGGAACCGTCTCGCTCGCTGCGCCGGACCCGAAGCGTTCGGCGACGACGGCATCGGTCGGCAGCACGACGGTGCATCCGCCGCTCTCGGCCTTCGCCATGATGTCCCGGGCGGTTTCAGCCATGTCGTGTTCACAGAGCGATGCGCCGACCTCGATGCCCCGGGCGGCGAGGAAGGTGTTCGCCATGCCGCCGCCGATAGCGAGCACATCGACCTTCCCGCCGAGATTGCCGAGCAGGTCGAGCTTGGTCGAGACCTTCGCGCCGCCGACCACGGCGGCCATGGGGCGGTCGGGCGAACCCAGGGCACGGCCGAGCGCTTCCAGCTCCTGCTGCATCAGCCGGCCGGCGGCCGATGGCAGGCGCGCGGGCAGGCCGACGACCGAAGCATGGGCCCGGTGTGCCGCCGAAAACGCATCGTTGACGTAGAGATCGCCATGGGCTGCCAGGGCGTCGGCGAAGCCTGCGTCGTTGCCCTCCTCACCGGGGTCGAAGCGCAGGTTCTCCAGCATGGCGACGTCGCCATCGCCCAGCGCCGCGACGGTGGCAGAGGCTTCGGGGCCCGTGCTGTCGGCGGCAAAGGCCACGGGCCGATCAACAGTCTCCGAGACCGCGCGCGCGACAGGTGCGAGCGACATCTCCGGCACGACCTTGCCTTTGGGGCGGCCGAAGTGGCAGAGAATCACGACGCGCGCACCCGCAGCGCTCAATTCGCGCACCGTCGGCATGGCGCGTTCGATCCGCGTGGTGTCGGTCACCTCGTCATCGGCCATGGGCACGTTGAGATCGAGGCGGACAAGCACCCGCCTGCCGGCGACATCAGGAAGGTCGTCCAGCGTCCGGAACGCAGCCATCGGCGCGCCCTAGAGGAGCTTGCCGAAAGCGACGGCCGTGTCGCTCATGCGGTTCGAGAAGCCCCATTCGTTGTCGTACCAGGCGAGCACGCGAACGAGCCGCTTGTCGATCACCTTGGTCTCGGTCAGGTCGAAGGTGGCGCTGGCCGGGTTGTGGTTGAAGTCGGACGAAACGAGCGGCTCGTCGTTGACCGCCAGAACGCCCTTGAGCTTGCCCGCAGCAGCCTTCTGCATGGCCTCGTTGATCGCCTCGGGCGCGGTGTCCCTGGCGGCCTCGAACTTGAAGTCGATCAGGCTGACATTGGGCGTCGGCACACGGATCGAGGTGCCGTCGAGCTTGCCTTCGAGTTCCGGCAGCACGAGGCCGACGGCCCTGGCCGCACCGGTCGAGGTCGGGATCATCGACACCGACGCGGCACGCGCCCGGCGCGGATCCGGGTGCAGCGTGTCGACGGTGCGCTGGTCGCCGGTGAAGGCGTGGATGGTGGTCATGAAGCCGTGTCTGATCCCGACGGTGTCGTTGAGCACCGCGGCGACCGGTGCCAGGCAGTTGGTCGTGCACGAGGCGTTCGAGATGACCTTGTGCGACTTGCGCAGCTTCCTGTGGTTGATGCCGTAGACAACGGTCAGATCGGCGCCCGATGCCGGGGCGGACACGATGACCTTCCTCGCGCCCCCGTCGATATGGGCCATGGCCTTGTCCTTCGAGGCGAAGATGCCGGTGCACTCCATGACGATGTCAACGCCGAGGTCGCCCCAGGGCAGATCGGCCGGGTTGCGCTCGGACAGAACCTTCACACTCTTGCCGCCGACCCGGATCGTGCTCCTGGTCGAGGAAACCTTGCCCGGATAGGTGCCGTGGACGCTGTCGTATTTCAGCAGGCGGGCGTTGGCCTCAGCCGAGCCGAGATCGTTGATGGCGACAAACTCGACGTCCTTGCGGCCTGCTTCCATGGCGGCGCGAAAGACGAGGCGGCCGATGCGGCCGAAGCCGTTGATGCCGATGCGGACGGTCATGAATTCCTCCGAGGTGCACTGTTGCGCACAAGATATGGGTGATGAATGGCGACTTTCCTAGCGACGGCCCGGCGGGCGGTCAACGGCTGGCGCTCACGATATCGTCGCAGCTTGCGAAGACGCGGTTTGAGAGCCCGTTGTCCCGGATGTACTGCCAGAGGTTTTCGACCGGGTTCAACTCAGGCGACTCCGGCGGCGGCGTGTGCCCCCCGGCCTGATCGACGATCAGGATTGCGTGGGTGCCGGGCGCGACTTCGGTGCTGATCAGCTTCAGGCGTTCGGCCATCGCGTGGGTGTCGGGCCAAGGCATGGGGGGAGACGGGCGGGATAAAGACAAAAGGACCTCAGGCGGCAGCTAAATCAATCATGCCGCCCGAGGTCCCGATGTCGGGAAGAAACAGAAGATTTCAGGCGGCGTGGCCGCCTGAAATCCTGATTCCGTACTCAGTTCTCGACAGCGTAAAACGCCCCACCTTCGATATTGCTATCACTTTCTCCGGATCTGGAAAGGGTTCCTGTCAGGTCTCCGTGTACCAGCAAATCCCCATCGTTAAGG
The sequence above is a segment of the Rhodospirillales bacterium genome. Coding sequences within it:
- a CDS encoding pentapeptide repeat-containing protein, producing the protein MTGFRNLWGKFQGWGWLLVLLAIPAALYGLWDWAHEKDPSNSETLRNLALVLAAVIGLPLAVWRSVVAHRQAETANEKAEAAHRQAETANEQVEAAHRQAEIANEQAKIAHRQAETANKKAETANEKADIASRQADTSDDDDNDERGLRNERYQKGADMLGSATLATRLGGIHALERLAQDHPEDYHVQIMQLLCAFARHPTEPAAAKAVGHAGDATDWKHADQGCRTDVEAAARAVSECRKRLSNEDGLAGIEASWEPDLSGADLSDADLSGADLSDADLSGADLSDADLSGADLSDADLSDADLSGADLSGADLIGANLISADLIGANLYKANYKANLPGTGLTEEMPPQRLLPPEGLVWPFEEGEDGKWRRKP
- a CDS encoding phosphoglycerate kinase — translated: MAAFRTLDDLPDVAGRRVLVRLDLNVPMADDEVTDTTRIERAMPTVRELSAAGARVVILCHFGRPKGKVVPEMSLAPVARAVSETVDRPVAFAADSTGPEASATVAALGDGDVAMLENLRFDPGEEGNDAGFADALAAHGDLYVNDAFSAAHRAHASVVGLPARLPSAAGRLMQQELEALGRALGSPDRPMAAVVGGAKVSTKLDLLGNLGGKVDVLAIGGGMANTFLAARGIEVGASLCEHDMAETARDIMAKAESGGCTVVLPTDAVVAERFGSGAASETVPVDAVPADRMILDIGPDSAAALAARLGDCRTLVWNGPMGAFEREGFDGGTNTVARAAAELTASGALLSVAGGGDTVAALAHAGALEGFTYVSTAGGAFLAWLEGKTLPGVAALESAARSLSRSDRIDPNG
- the gap gene encoding type I glyceraldehyde-3-phosphate dehydrogenase; this encodes MTVRIGINGFGRIGRLVFRAAMEAGRKDVEFVAINDLGSAEANARLLKYDSVHGTYPGKVSSTRSTIRVGGKSVKVLSERNPADLPWGDLGVDIVMECTGIFASKDKAMAHIDGGARKVIVSAPASGADLTVVYGINHRKLRKSHKVISNASCTTNCLAPVAAVLNDTVGIRHGFMTTIHAFTGDQRTVDTLHPDPRRARAASVSMIPTSTGAARAVGLVLPELEGKLDGTSIRVPTPNVSLIDFKFEAARDTAPEAINEAMQKAAAGKLKGVLAVNDEPLVSSDFNHNPASATFDLTETKVIDKRLVRVLAWYDNEWGFSNRMSDTAVAFGKLL
- a CDS encoding transposase codes for the protein MPWPDTHAMAERLKLISTEVAPGTHAILIVDQAGGHTPPPESPELNPVENLWQYIRDNGLSNRVFASCDDIVSASR